One part of the Bacillus rossius redtenbacheri isolate Brsri chromosome 18, Brsri_v3, whole genome shotgun sequence genome encodes these proteins:
- the LOC134541108 gene encoding protein saal1 isoform X2, with amino-acid sequence MNENETRPCNPTLPVELVGEAQKIKGDAIGSTLYSQCWVLKVLMKLTQLSGGEALGEELEGELCLLWDMTVEEDVVWFLVRNDVLDIIAFILRKDQEPRLMEILVGMLANLCVVEGACRRAVRSPAVRELAARTLFCTDSLTLVQLMRLYTTCLQRLRADAGQDEHRESSVNGDSGRDCSDAQVGDRSDGAEADEEPCGGDEQFLEMLVSSDSCRKQITFLLQSSTNGALLSSMLHMLDELYLTAAECKTAVPSMYSAEMIAAIVEALKELKAGVPVHGDDETARKAVFQALSIISNFVDSEQGVTALCETGDALASYVCARVDPGRLCGRLSLDSAQFVTRCLNVFGCAFALLACRADLAGWAVSLLGHLAGETPTAHTLPR; translated from the exons AT GAACGAAAATGAAACGAGACCGTGCAACCCTACGCTGCCGGTGGAGTTGGTGGGAGAAGCACAGAAGATCAAAGGGGATGCGATCGGTAGCACTTTGTACAGCCAGTGCTGGGTGCTGAAGGTTTTGATGAAACTGACGCAG CTGTCCGGCGGGGAAGCGCTGGGCGAGGAGCTGGAGGGGGAACTCTGCCTGCTGTGGGACATGACCGTGGAGGAGGACGTCGTGTGGTTCCTCGTGCGGAACGACGTGCTGGACATCATCGCCTTCATCCTGCGCAAGGATCAGGAGCCCAGGCTGATG GAGATCCTGGTGGGCATGCTTGCCAACCTGTGCGTGGTGGAGGGGGCGTGTCGCCGGGCCGTGCGCTCGCCCGCCGTGCGCGAGCTGGCGGCGAGGACGCTCTTCTGCACGGACAGCCTCACGCTGGTCCAGCTCATGAGGCTGTACACCACCTGCCTCCAGCGGCTCCGTGCGGACGCCGGTcag gATGAGCACCGGGAATCGTCTGTAAACGGCGACTCGGGGCGAGATTGTTCCGACGCGCAGGTCGGCGACCGCTCGGACGGAGCGGAGGCCGACGAAGAACCGTGCGGCGGCGACGAGCAGTTCCTGGAGATGCTCGTGAGCAGCGACAGTTGCCGCAAGCAGATCACCTTCCTGCTGCAGAGCTCCACCAATG gAGCACTCCTGTCGTCCATGCTGCACATGCTTGACGAGTTGTACCTCACCGCCGCTGAATGCAAGACTGCAGTTCCTTCGATGTACTCAGCAG AGATGATCGCCGCCATCGTGGAAGCCCTGAAGGAGCTGAAAGCCGGCGTCCCGGTGCACGGAGACGACGAGACGGCGAGGAAGGCCGTCTTCCAGGCGCTGTCCATCATATCCAACTTCGTGGACAGCGAGCAAGGAGTCACCGCGTTGT GCGAGACGGGGGACGCGCTGGCGAGCTACGTCTGTGCGCGCGTCGACCCGGGGCGCCTGTGCGGCCGGCTGTCCCTCGACTCGGCGCAGTTCGTCACGCGGTGCCTGAACGTGTTCGGGTGCGCGTTCGCGTTGCTGGCCTGCCGGGCGGACCTCGCCGGCTGGGCCGTCTCCCTCCTGGGGCACCTCGCGGGTGAGACCCCGACCGCCCACACTCTCCCCCGCTGA
- the LOC134541108 gene encoding protein saal1 isoform X1, translating to MNENETRPCNPTLPVELVGEAQKIKGDAIGSTLYSQCWVLKVLMKLTQLSGGEALGEELEGELCLLWDMTVEEDVVWFLVRNDVLDIIAFILRKDQEPRLMEILVGMLANLCVVEGACRRAVRSPAVRELAARTLFCTDSLTLVQLMRLYTTCLQRLRADAGQDEHRESSVNGDSGRDCSDAQVGDRSDGAEADEEPCGGDEQFLEMLVSSDSCRKQITFLLQSSTNGALLSSMLHMLDELYLTAAECKTAVPSMYSAEMIAAIVEALKELKAGVPVHGDDETARKAVFQALSIISNFVDSEQGVTALCETGDALASYVCARVDPGRLCGRLSLDSAQFVTRCLNVFGCAFALLACRADLAGWAVSLLGHLAEKVTDKQTSLCGEDGFEAKDKEEEERHFDSEELKSAVENFCVFVVKCLSGGSDKVKWRGIEETLRGRCKQEHLDFLECVLRKHGFEDEAFFCTENT from the exons AT GAACGAAAATGAAACGAGACCGTGCAACCCTACGCTGCCGGTGGAGTTGGTGGGAGAAGCACAGAAGATCAAAGGGGATGCGATCGGTAGCACTTTGTACAGCCAGTGCTGGGTGCTGAAGGTTTTGATGAAACTGACGCAG CTGTCCGGCGGGGAAGCGCTGGGCGAGGAGCTGGAGGGGGAACTCTGCCTGCTGTGGGACATGACCGTGGAGGAGGACGTCGTGTGGTTCCTCGTGCGGAACGACGTGCTGGACATCATCGCCTTCATCCTGCGCAAGGATCAGGAGCCCAGGCTGATG GAGATCCTGGTGGGCATGCTTGCCAACCTGTGCGTGGTGGAGGGGGCGTGTCGCCGGGCCGTGCGCTCGCCCGCCGTGCGCGAGCTGGCGGCGAGGACGCTCTTCTGCACGGACAGCCTCACGCTGGTCCAGCTCATGAGGCTGTACACCACCTGCCTCCAGCGGCTCCGTGCGGACGCCGGTcag gATGAGCACCGGGAATCGTCTGTAAACGGCGACTCGGGGCGAGATTGTTCCGACGCGCAGGTCGGCGACCGCTCGGACGGAGCGGAGGCCGACGAAGAACCGTGCGGCGGCGACGAGCAGTTCCTGGAGATGCTCGTGAGCAGCGACAGTTGCCGCAAGCAGATCACCTTCCTGCTGCAGAGCTCCACCAATG gAGCACTCCTGTCGTCCATGCTGCACATGCTTGACGAGTTGTACCTCACCGCCGCTGAATGCAAGACTGCAGTTCCTTCGATGTACTCAGCAG AGATGATCGCCGCCATCGTGGAAGCCCTGAAGGAGCTGAAAGCCGGCGTCCCGGTGCACGGAGACGACGAGACGGCGAGGAAGGCCGTCTTCCAGGCGCTGTCCATCATATCCAACTTCGTGGACAGCGAGCAAGGAGTCACCGCGTTGT GCGAGACGGGGGACGCGCTGGCGAGCTACGTCTGTGCGCGCGTCGACCCGGGGCGCCTGTGCGGCCGGCTGTCCCTCGACTCGGCGCAGTTCGTCACGCGGTGCCTGAACGTGTTCGGGTGCGCGTTCGCGTTGCTGGCCTGCCGGGCGGACCTCGCCGGCTGGGCCGTCTCCCTCCTGGGGCACCTCGCGG AGAAAGTGACAGACAAGCAAACATCATTGTGTGGTGAAGACGGGTTCGAAGCCAAGGACAAAGAAGAGGAAGAGAGACATTTCGACAGCGAAGAGCTCAAATCGGCAGTTGAGAATTTTTGTGTCTTTGTAGTAAAGTGTTTATCGGGAGGTTCGGATAAAGTGAAATGGCGTGGAATAGAAGAAACACTTAGAGGAAGGTGTAAGCAAGAACATTTGGATTTTCTTGAATGCGTTCTCCGAAAACATGGATTTGAAGACGAGGCTTTTTTTTGCACTGAAAATACTTGA